CCGGCAGCCTGCTGCTGCCGTCGTTCTGCGACTGGTACGGCATCACCGCCCGCGAACGCCGCGTCCTGGAACACCTGCACGACGGGGCGGCCCCGAAACAGATCGCCCGAGCCTTGGACGTGTCCGCCTACACCGTCAACGACCACCTGAAATCGGTGTACGGCAAGACCCGCGCCCAGGGCAGGGACGAGCTGATCGCGGCCATCTCCGGCTGAGATCCCCGCGCTGGGGGGCCGTGCAGGTCTCGTCCGGGGCTGCACGGCCCGACTCGTCCGTCAATCCGCGTTCAGCGCGGCAGTGCCCGCGCCGGCGCGGCCGTCGGTCAGAAGACCGCCAGGTCGAAGCCGCCATCGGCCAGGTGCCCGGTGTTGGTGTCGTAGACGTTGACGGTGATCGTGTTCTGCCGCGAGCAGGTGGACGACGGGTTGCGGTAGGCGATGTGCGGGAGCCTGCGGGCGTGGCGCGGGGTGAGCAGGATCAGCGACCTCGACACCTTGATGTGGTGATCGACCTGCACGCAGTACTGCCCGACGCCGGCACGCCAGGACTTGTCGACGTTCTTCTCGCTGTTCAGCCTGCCGTTGGCGTCGATGATCGCCGCGGCGCGCAGGTACGAGGTCCCGCGGTCGGCGTGTGCCACGGGTGTGACGGCCACGACGAGCCCGGCGGCGGCCAGGGCCATTACGCCTGACACGGTACGACGAAGCATAGGGATTCCCCTTTCGGTTGTTGTTGGCTGAATGCCATGACCGAAAGTAAGTCCGCGTGGCCTGCGAAAACGCGAGCCACCCCGTGCGAATCGATCAAAAAACCTTGATCGATGGCACCCGAACCCATGACCATGTCCGCGGGGGAATGACGCCCCGCCGCAGCCCATCCGAAATGCCCCTTCGGCCGCCGTGCGGCGCCCTCGATCCAGGACGTCGCTCCCGCGCTGACCAACGACTGTCCCCGTTCGGGACCTTCGCCCCTGAACACCGCCGTGCTCCTGGGATGTGATGAAGACGACCGACAAGGAGGCCATCATGCGCATGACCGTCGCGGACGTCATGACGGACGAAGTCGTCGCCGTCGCCGCCGCCACCCCCTTCAAACAGATCGCCGAAACCCTCATCACCGGCGGCATCAGCGCCGTCCCCGTCACCGACGACGGCAACCACGTGCTCGGCATGGTGTCCGAAGCCGACCTGCTGCGCAAAGAGGAGTTTCGCGAGCAGTACTACCGCGAGGGCTACCGGCCGCCGCTGCGCGCCCGGCTGCGCCACCCCAAGGGCCGGCAGAAGGCCGACGGCGACACCGCCGCCGAGCTGATGACCAGCCCCGCCGTCACCATCACCGCCGCCGCCGCTGCCGTGGAGGCCGCCCGTCTCATGGACGAACGCGACGTCAAACGCCTCGCCGTCGTCGACTACGACGGCCGCCTGGTGGGCATCGTCAGCCGCCGCGACCTGGTCAAGCTGTTCCTGCGCCCCGACGAGGAGATCGCCGCCGAGATCCGCGACGACGTCCTGGACCGGAGCCTGTGGGTCGACACCGACGGTGTGCGGGTAGAGGTGCGCCAGGGCATCGTCACCCTGACCGGCTGGATGGAGCGCCGCACCGAGGCCGCGATCGCCGTGCGCATGGCGGGCCGGGTCAACGGTGTGGTGGATGTGATCGACAAGCTCACCTGGAAGAACGACGACTCGCGGTGGGAGGCGTACTAGTCATGCTCGTGCGCGAGGTCATGAGCAGCCCGGCCATCGTGGTGCGCCGTACCGACCCGGTGCGGCGCGCCATCCGGACGCTCTACGTCAACGACATCACCGCCGCGCCCGTCGTCGACGACTCCGGCCGGCTGGTCGGCGTGGTCAGCGAGCTGGATCTGCTGCGCGGGGAGTTCGAGCCGGACCCGCGCGCCACCGTCCGTCCCGTGCCGGCGGCGCACGAGCCGCCGCCCCGCCGGGTGATGGAGGTGATGACCCGCCAGGCCGTCACCGTCACCGAGACCACCGACGTCACCGCCGCCATCGATCTCATGGTCGGCAAGCGCGTCAAGAGCCTGCCCGTGCTGCACGGCGACCGGATCACCGGCATGGTCAGCCGCCGCGACCTGATGGCGATGCTGGCCCGTCCCGACGACGAGCTGCGCCAGGCGGTCGTGACCGCCCTGCGCGAGCAGTACCCGTTCGGCCCCAGCTGGGAGGTCACCGTGCGTGACGGTGTCGCCGAGCTGAGCGGCCCGCCCCACCCGCACGCCGACCACATCGCCGACGTGCTCGCCCGCACCGTGCCCGGCATCGTCCGGGTCAAGCACCTCAGGAGATCACCATGACCCGCACCGTCGAGAACGTGATGACCACCGACGTGGTCGCCGTCAACGCTGAAGCCTCCTTCCACACCGTCGCCGAACTGCTCATCGACAAGGGCGTCAGCGGCGTGCCCGTCCTGGACGACGACAACCGCGTGGTCGGCGTCGTGTCCGAGGCCGACCTGCTGGCCAAGGAGGAGTTCAAGGAGCGCTACTACGGCGACGACTACCGGCCGCCGCTGCGCGCCCGCATCCGGCACGCCACCGGCAGTGAGGGCAGCGGGTACCGCAAGTCCGTCGGTGAGAGCGCCGGCGCGCTGATGACCAGCCCCGCCCACGTCACCACCCCCGACACCTCCGTCGTGTCGGCCGCCCGTCTGATGGACCGCTACGGCGTCAAGCGCCTGCCCGTCGTGGACGCCGACGGCCGCCTGGTCGGGATCGTCAGCCGCCGCGATCTGATCAAGGTCTTCCTGCGGCCGGATCAGGAGATCGAGCAGGAGGTGCGCGAGGCGCTGCACGGCAAGGCCGACGTCGCCGTCACCGACGGGATCGTGTCCCTCAGCGGCACCTACACCGAGCGCAGCTCGGCCATCACCGCCGTCCGACTGGCCGAGAACATCGACGGGGTGGTGGCCGTGCACGACGAGCTCGCCTACAAGCACGACGACATCGCCGACCTGCCCATGTGGGGCGGCGCATGACGTTCCTGATCGGCCCGGCCGCACGAGACAGCGCCCACCTCCCCGTTGCCGGAGGTGGGCGCTGCTTTCTGCCGCCGCGTGAGGCGGGCGCGGCCTTCGGCGCCGCCGGGGCGAAGCGGCCCTGGTCGTGCGAGCGCGAGGTCGGAGGGCGCGTCAGCGCACCACGGCGACAGGGCACGGCGCGTGGTGCACCATGGCCTGACTGACGGAGCCGAGGAGCAGCCCGCGCGCCTCGCCCAGGCCACGCGCCCCGACCACCAGCAGGCACGCCTTGCGCGCCGCCTCCAGCAGCGCCCCCCGCGCGGGCTCGTCCACCACCTCCACCCCCGCCTCCAGCCCCGGAAAGGCACGCTGCCGGCTGACCAGATCGTTCCAGGCCGACCCCTGCGCCTGG
The nucleotide sequence above comes from Nonomuraea gerenzanensis. Encoded proteins:
- a CDS encoding CBS domain-containing protein; its protein translation is MRMTVADVMTDEVVAVAAATPFKQIAETLITGGISAVPVTDDGNHVLGMVSEADLLRKEEFREQYYREGYRPPLRARLRHPKGRQKADGDTAAELMTSPAVTITAAAAAVEAARLMDERDVKRLAVVDYDGRLVGIVSRRDLVKLFLRPDEEIAAEIRDDVLDRSLWVDTDGVRVEVRQGIVTLTGWMERRTEAAIAVRMAGRVNGVVDVIDKLTWKNDDSRWEAY
- a CDS encoding CBS domain-containing protein, which translates into the protein MTRTVENVMTTDVVAVNAEASFHTVAELLIDKGVSGVPVLDDDNRVVGVVSEADLLAKEEFKERYYGDDYRPPLRARIRHATGSEGSGYRKSVGESAGALMTSPAHVTTPDTSVVSAARLMDRYGVKRLPVVDADGRLVGIVSRRDLIKVFLRPDQEIEQEVREALHGKADVAVTDGIVSLSGTYTERSSAITAVRLAENIDGVVAVHDELAYKHDDIADLPMWGGA
- a CDS encoding CBS domain-containing protein; its protein translation is MLVREVMSSPAIVVRRTDPVRRAIRTLYVNDITAAPVVDDSGRLVGVVSELDLLRGEFEPDPRATVRPVPAAHEPPPRRVMEVMTRQAVTVTETTDVTAAIDLMVGKRVKSLPVLHGDRITGMVSRRDLMAMLARPDDELRQAVVTALREQYPFGPSWEVTVRDGVAELSGPPHPHADHIADVLARTVPGIVRVKHLRRSP